A single genomic interval of Streptomyces sp. 1222.5 harbors:
- a CDS encoding response regulator transcription factor, translated as MIRVLLVHDTSLVRSVLAEWLRRDPGLAVDDTPWRGAASRLRSLRPDVCAADLDCADGHGVPPLGDLCPPGAGGRPPALVVLAHAHRPGLLRRAAEAGALGFVDKAGSPDRLVRAIRSVASKERFVDASLGFGFLKAAQMPLTRRELNVLSLAAGGASIAEIAGSLHLSHGTVRNYMASITRKTGARNRVDAIRISRGEGWV; from the coding sequence GTGATCCGGGTGCTTCTGGTGCACGACACGAGTCTGGTGCGATCGGTTCTCGCGGAGTGGCTGCGACGGGATCCCGGGCTCGCTGTGGACGACACGCCATGGCGCGGAGCCGCCTCGCGGTTACGGTCGTTACGCCCGGACGTGTGCGCGGCGGACCTGGACTGTGCCGACGGCCACGGGGTGCCGCCGCTCGGCGACCTGTGCCCGCCCGGCGCCGGGGGCAGACCGCCGGCGCTGGTGGTGCTGGCGCACGCCCACCGGCCGGGACTGCTCAGACGCGCGGCGGAGGCGGGGGCGCTCGGCTTCGTCGACAAGGCCGGCTCGCCCGACCGGCTGGTGCGTGCCATACGGAGCGTCGCATCGAAGGAACGTTTCGTTGACGCCTCGCTGGGTTTCGGGTTCCTCAAGGCGGCGCAGATGCCGCTGACCAGACGTGAGCTGAACGTGCTGTCCCTGGCGGCCGGCGGCGCGTCCATCGCGGAGATCGCCGGGAGCCTGCACCTCTCCCACGGCACGGTCCGCAACTACATGGCGTCCATCACCCGCAAGACCGGCGCGCGCAACCGCGTCGACGCGATCCGGATATCGCGTGGTGAGGGCTGGGTGTGA
- a CDS encoding SpoIIE family protein phosphatase, which produces MVGVSDGPGRGPAADAASVGRPVLSLALASMVEEVQAHSGAVYLLKPDEPVLEMAVTAGMPRAFAAPWERVGLSAPIPVADAVRDRRLVWVAGEDEMARRYPRISVVLPYPFALAALPLATERGVYGAVFVTWPGAHPPELSDREREGLSAACDRLALRLQRAAEENRPVGPEADVIAAPAPGIAGTLGSLEAVRMVSRLPYGLVSLDLHGRIGFVNAAAAEMLGIPAGELLGSKPWVSVPWLNDPMYEDRYRAALISQQVKSFVALRPPGEWLSFRMYPSTTGLSVRIGRARAVAELVRRAPESEARPGRLVTISQVLSLAGALTEAVGVQDVVQLVWDEVAPAVGSRALVMLGSQGGRLHVLGHRGYAHAHVVERFDGLPLSERTPGTQALNSGVPAFFDSREQLERLYPGRHETPDGFAAWAYLPLIASGRPVGTCVLAYAEPHAFPADERAVLTSLGGLIAQALERALLYDAKTRLAHGLQQALLPSTLASLPGIEAAARYLPATHGMEIGGDFYDLVPTGPLAAAVIGDVQGHNVTAAGLMGQIRTGVRAYTTVGQAPHEVMSSTNRLLIDLGSELFASCLYLRLDPEHGRAVMARAGHPPPLLRRPDGRVRVLDLAGGPLLGIDAAAVYPTTEVSLAPGSVLVLYTDGLVESPGIDIEDALVELGALLSEIGDQPLETLADEILRHSAAARERLDDVAVLLLRARDDD; this is translated from the coding sequence GTGGTCGGCGTGTCCGACGGGCCGGGACGCGGGCCGGCGGCGGACGCGGCGTCGGTCGGGCGGCCGGTGCTGTCTCTCGCGCTGGCCTCGATGGTCGAGGAGGTGCAGGCGCACTCGGGCGCGGTGTACCTGCTCAAGCCCGACGAACCGGTCCTGGAGATGGCGGTGACCGCGGGCATGCCCCGGGCGTTCGCGGCGCCGTGGGAGCGGGTGGGGCTGAGCGCGCCGATCCCGGTCGCCGACGCGGTGCGGGACCGGCGGCTGGTGTGGGTGGCCGGCGAGGACGAGATGGCCCGCCGCTATCCGCGCATCTCGGTGGTGCTGCCGTATCCCTTCGCGCTGGCCGCGCTTCCCCTGGCGACGGAGCGCGGGGTGTACGGCGCGGTGTTCGTGACCTGGCCCGGCGCTCATCCGCCGGAGCTGTCCGACCGGGAGCGCGAGGGTCTGTCGGCGGCCTGCGACCGGCTGGCGCTGCGGCTTCAGCGGGCCGCCGAGGAGAACCGGCCGGTCGGCCCCGAGGCCGATGTGATCGCGGCACCCGCGCCGGGCATCGCCGGCACGCTGGGCTCGCTCGAGGCGGTCCGGATGGTGTCCAGGCTGCCGTACGGGCTGGTCTCGCTCGACCTGCACGGCAGGATCGGCTTCGTCAACGCGGCGGCGGCCGAGATGCTCGGCATACCGGCCGGGGAACTGCTCGGCAGCAAACCCTGGGTGTCGGTGCCCTGGCTCAACGACCCTATGTACGAAGACCGTTATCGGGCGGCCCTGATCAGCCAGCAGGTGAAGTCGTTCGTGGCGCTGCGCCCGCCGGGCGAGTGGCTGTCGTTCCGCATGTATCCGAGCACGACCGGGCTGAGCGTGCGCATCGGCCGGGCGCGGGCGGTGGCGGAACTGGTGCGCAGGGCACCGGAGTCGGAGGCGCGTCCGGGGCGGCTGGTGACGATCTCCCAGGTGCTGAGCCTGGCGGGCGCGCTGACCGAGGCGGTGGGCGTGCAGGACGTGGTGCAGCTGGTCTGGGACGAGGTGGCCCCGGCCGTCGGCAGCCGGGCGCTGGTGATGCTCGGCTCGCAGGGCGGCCGGCTGCACGTGCTGGGGCATCGCGGGTATGCGCACGCGCACGTCGTGGAGCGGTTCGACGGGCTGCCGCTGAGCGAACGCACCCCGGGCACGCAGGCCCTGAACAGCGGGGTGCCCGCGTTCTTCGACTCGCGGGAGCAGCTGGAACGGCTGTATCCCGGCCGGCACGAGACCCCGGACGGTTTCGCGGCCTGGGCGTACCTGCCGCTGATCGCGTCCGGCCGGCCGGTGGGAACCTGTGTCCTCGCCTACGCCGAACCGCACGCCTTCCCCGCCGACGAGCGGGCGGTCCTGACGTCCCTCGGCGGTCTGATCGCGCAGGCGCTGGAGCGGGCGCTGCTCTACGACGCCAAGACCCGGCTGGCGCACGGCCTCCAGCAGGCGCTGCTGCCGAGCACGTTGGCGTCCCTGCCCGGCATCGAGGCGGCGGCCCGCTATCTGCCGGCCACCCACGGCATGGAGATCGGCGGCGACTTCTACGACCTGGTGCCCACCGGGCCGCTGGCGGCGGCGGTGATCGGGGACGTACAGGGGCACAACGTGACGGCGGCGGGCCTGATGGGGCAGATCCGCACCGGGGTCCGCGCGTACACCACGGTGGGGCAGGCGCCGCACGAGGTGATGAGCAGCACCAACCGGCTGCTCATCGACCTGGGTTCGGAGCTGTTCGCCAGCTGTCTGTATCTGCGGCTCGATCCCGAACACGGACGGGCCGTCATGGCGCGTGCGGGGCATCCGCCGCCGCTGCTGCGGCGTCCCGACGGGCGGGTGCGGGTGCTGGACCTGGCCGGGGGCCCGCTGCTGGGGATCGACGCGGCGGCGGTCTATCCGACGACCGAGGTGTCCCTGGCGCCCGGCTCGGTCCTC